In the genome of Acidimicrobiia bacterium, one region contains:
- a CDS encoding type II secretion system F family protein — MTTTTFEYRARDRRGTVHSGAVEGSSSAAVASSLREKGLVPLKIAERRDSALQKEISIPGFRKKVKPKEVAIFSRQLATMVNSGLTLIRALSILEEQTDSQLLAGIIGDVRGQVERGSSLSVALESHPQVFNHLYVSMIRAGEVGGALDETLVRIADTLEAAVRLRSKVKSAMAYPVVVLVLIVLIVAGMMLFVVPIFENMYADLGGSLPLPTQVLIGISGILTTFWWVFVALTAGAVFLFRRWKATPEGRYAWDKLKLRLPIFGKVVQKIAISRFARTFSVLSRTGVPVLQALDIVSVTSGNALVGRAIDEVKLSVKRGESLAGPLQRHDVFSPMVVHMMAVGEETGAIDTMLSKVADFYDQEVDDTVSALTSLIEPLLIVVMGVVVGGILISLYLPMFNIANLIQS, encoded by the coding sequence ATGACCACCACCACGTTCGAGTACCGCGCCCGCGATCGCCGCGGCACCGTCCACTCCGGAGCGGTCGAGGGATCGTCCTCGGCGGCGGTCGCCAGCAGCCTGCGCGAGAAGGGTCTGGTTCCCCTCAAGATCGCCGAACGGCGCGACTCGGCTCTCCAGAAGGAGATCTCGATCCCCGGGTTCCGCAAGAAGGTGAAGCCGAAGGAAGTGGCCATCTTCAGCCGACAGCTGGCGACGATGGTCAACTCCGGGCTCACCCTGATCCGGGCCCTCTCCATCCTCGAGGAGCAGACCGACAGCCAGTTGCTCGCCGGCATCATCGGCGATGTCCGCGGCCAGGTGGAGCGGGGAAGCTCGCTGTCCGTGGCGTTGGAATCTCATCCCCAGGTCTTCAACCACCTCTACGTCTCCATGATCCGCGCCGGCGAGGTCGGTGGTGCCCTCGACGAGACCCTGGTGCGAATCGCCGACACCCTCGAGGCTGCGGTGCGCCTGCGCTCCAAGGTGAAGTCGGCGATGGCCTACCCCGTGGTGGTGCTGGTGCTGATCGTGCTGATCGTCGCCGGGATGATGCTGTTCGTGGTGCCCATCTTCGAGAACATGTACGCCGATCTGGGCGGCTCGCTGCCACTGCCCACCCAGGTGCTGATCGGGATCTCGGGGATACTCACCACCTTCTGGTGGGTGTTCGTGGCCCTGACCGCGGGTGCCGTGTTCCTGTTCCGGCGGTGGAAGGCGACCCCCGAGGGGCGCTATGCATGGGACAAGCTGAAGCTGAGGCTTCCCATCTTCGGGAAGGTGGTGCAGAAGATCGCCATCAGCCGCTTCGCCCGGACCTTCTCCGTGCTCAGCCGCACGGGAGTGCCCGTGCTCCAGGCACTGGACATCGTGTCGGTCACCTCGGGCAACGCCCTCGTGGGTCGCGCCATCGACGAGGTCAAGCTCTCGGTGAAGCGAGGCGAGTCGCTGGCCGGCCCACTGCAGCGCCATGACGTCTTCTCGCCGATGGTGGTCCACATGATGGCGGTGGGCGAGGAGACCGGGGCAATCGACACCATGCTCTCCAAGGTCGCCGACTTCTACGACCAGGAGGTCGACGACACGGTGAGCGCCCTGACCTCGCTCATCGAGCCGCTGCTCATCGTCGTGATGGGTGTGGTCGTGGGCGGGATCCTCATCTCCCTCTACCTCCCGATGTTCAACATCGCCAACCTGATCCAGAGCTGA
- a CDS encoding PilN domain-containing protein: protein MRPINLLPPEVARERSRRRKVALGVVAFLAYLVLLGVGVFYWSGKVSTAAEERDAQLVINRDLERRVAALGESAQIQQDFEARATLVRTALEVDVDWGILLNDLARLIPPRVWVETFNGRVEASTIPGLLGQVSFSGVGFSFPDVSEWLRSLDSTEFAGLTAGWVSTVSQGVIGEEEVVTFSSTAVLTDRAASDRADSLIPEVP, encoded by the coding sequence GTGAGGCCGATCAACCTGCTGCCGCCCGAGGTCGCAAGGGAGAGGTCCCGTCGCCGCAAGGTGGCCCTCGGCGTGGTGGCGTTCTTGGCCTATCTGGTGCTGCTCGGCGTGGGCGTCTTCTACTGGAGCGGAAAGGTGTCGACTGCCGCCGAGGAGCGCGACGCCCAACTGGTGATCAATCGAGACCTGGAGCGGCGTGTCGCCGCTCTCGGCGAGAGTGCTCAGATCCAACAGGACTTCGAGGCCCGGGCCACGTTGGTCCGCACCGCCCTGGAGGTGGACGTCGACTGGGGGATCCTGCTCAACGACCTTGCCCGTCTGATCCCGCCGAGGGTGTGGGTGGAGACCTTCAACGGTCGTGTGGAGGCTTCGACCATCCCGGGACTGCTCGGCCAGGTGTCGTTCAGCGGCGTCGGCTTTTCGTTCCCGGACGTGTCCGAGTGGCTGCGATCGCTGGACTCGACCGAGTTCGCCGGCCTCACCGCAGGATGGGTGAGCACGGTGTCGCAGGGCGTCATCGGTGAGGAGGAGGTCGTCACCTTCTCATCGACGGCGGTGCTGACCGATCGGGCGGCCTCGGACCGAGCCGATAGCCTGATCCCGGAGGTGCCGTGA
- a CDS encoding PilT/PilU family type 4a pilus ATPase, with translation MTVRQLGQALVDRSVLTPEEFEAALLAAQTAGVPAAVHLIESGRVSRPEALAAVASRLGIEFVDLDDAVPEQMALQRLSREAARAEMALPLRIDAGSLVIATDDPLDLGRRERLTRAARSDVTLALASRSTLVRAIEAAYEPGRQPVIAAAPPGPAPESATRVESGYHVNDLLAELIDQGGSDLHLAAGSPPQIRINGDLQPVGDYERLLPAQIRSLTYAILSGKQRETFEENLELDFSHPVPGKGRFRVNLFHQRGSVGAVMRAIPSSIPTIEDLGLPPVVRDLSDMRRGLVLVTGITGSGKSTTLAAMLDAINSSRAAHIMTVEDPIEFMHHHKMSLVNQRELGGDTRTFAEALRRALRQDPDVILVGEMRDLETMATALTAAETGHLVLATLHTKDAPGSVERIVDVFPPHQQQQIRVQLAESLQGVISQQLLPTADAKGRVAAVEILVGIPAVRNLIREGKGHQLRSVMQTGGKHGMQTMDADLARLVRSGKVDPTVATNRAYNPDEFTNLLGGKTR, from the coding sequence GTGACCGTCCGTCAGCTCGGCCAGGCCCTGGTCGATAGGTCGGTGCTCACTCCCGAAGAGTTCGAGGCCGCCCTGCTCGCTGCACAGACCGCCGGCGTGCCCGCCGCGGTGCATCTGATCGAGTCGGGGCGGGTGAGCCGTCCGGAGGCTCTGGCCGCGGTCGCCTCCCGCCTGGGGATAGAGTTCGTCGACCTCGACGACGCCGTTCCCGAACAGATGGCACTGCAGCGACTGTCACGCGAGGCGGCCCGTGCCGAGATGGCCCTGCCGCTTCGGATCGACGCCGGATCCCTGGTCATCGCCACCGACGATCCCCTCGACCTCGGCCGAAGGGAGCGCCTCACGCGGGCGGCGCGCAGCGACGTCACCCTGGCGCTCGCCTCGCGTTCGACACTGGTGAGGGCGATCGAGGCCGCATACGAGCCAGGCAGGCAGCCGGTCATTGCCGCCGCTCCGCCCGGACCCGCCCCCGAGAGCGCCACGCGGGTCGAATCCGGGTATCACGTGAACGACCTGCTGGCGGAACTGATCGACCAGGGCGGCTCCGACCTTCACCTTGCTGCCGGTTCGCCGCCCCAGATTCGGATCAATGGGGACCTGCAGCCGGTCGGTGACTACGAGAGGCTGCTCCCGGCGCAGATCCGTTCGCTCACCTACGCCATCCTCTCGGGGAAGCAGCGCGAGACTTTCGAGGAGAACCTGGAGCTCGACTTCTCACATCCGGTCCCCGGGAAGGGACGCTTCCGGGTCAACCTGTTCCATCAGAGGGGCTCCGTCGGAGCGGTGATGCGAGCCATTCCCAGCAGCATCCCCACGATCGAGGATCTGGGGCTGCCTCCGGTGGTGCGAGATCTGTCCGACATGCGCCGGGGCCTGGTGCTGGTGACCGGAATCACCGGATCCGGGAAGTCGACGACGCTCGCCGCCATGCTCGACGCCATCAACTCGTCCCGAGCGGCGCACATCATGACCGTCGAGGACCCGATCGAGTTCATGCACCACCACAAGATGTCGCTGGTCAACCAGCGCGAGCTCGGCGGCGACACCCGAACCTTCGCCGAGGCCCTGCGCCGCGCACTCCGGCAGGACCCGGATGTGATCCTGGTCGGTGAGATGCGCGACTTGGAGACCATGGCGACCGCCCTCACCGCCGCCGAGACCGGCCACCTTGTCCTGGCAACGCTGCACACCAAGGACGCCCCCGGTTCGGTGGAGCGGATCGTCGACGTGTTCCCGCCCCACCAGCAGCAGCAGATCAGGGTGCAGCTGGCGGAGAGCCTTCAGGGTGTGATCAGCCAGCAGCTGCTCCCGACGGCCGATGCCAAGGGACGGGTGGCGGCGGTCGAGATCCTGGTCGGCATCCCGGCGGTGCGGAACCTGATCCGGGAGGGCAAGGGCCATCAACTGCGCAGCGTGATGCAGACCGGTGGCAAGCACGGCATGCAGACCATGGACGCCGATCTGGCGCGGCTGGTCCGCTCCGGAAAGGTCGATCCGACCGTCGCCACGAACCGGGCCTACAACCCGGATGAGTTCACCAACCTCCTGGGAGGCAAGACGCGATGA
- a CDS encoding prepilin peptidase, with translation MIIWGAAFAGLLIGSYVNVVAHRVPLGKGVVRSRSECPECGHEIAAGDNIPLVSFLLLRGRCRHCGKPISLRYPAVEAGTAIAFGLVAWLIGPSWVLPAYLWATAVVVALVVTDLTHRRIPNRILYPGVAVGTALLAAGAALEGEIGALGRALIGGGAYFGGLLLLAIAARGGFGFGDVKLAFLLGEFTAYRSWGALLTAVMGGFAVGGLIGILLLLARRVGRKDVIAFGPAMTLGAAIGLGFGEAISSWYLGL, from the coding sequence ATGATCATTTGGGGAGCGGCCTTCGCCGGGCTCCTGATCGGCAGCTACGTGAACGTGGTCGCCCACCGCGTTCCGCTCGGCAAGGGCGTGGTGCGGTCGCGCTCCGAGTGTCCGGAGTGCGGCCACGAGATCGCTGCCGGCGACAACATCCCTCTGGTCTCGTTCCTACTGCTCCGGGGCCGCTGCCGGCACTGCGGGAAGCCGATATCGCTGCGGTACCCGGCCGTCGAGGCAGGCACCGCGATCGCGTTCGGCCTCGTCGCCTGGCTCATTGGGCCGTCGTGGGTGCTTCCCGCCTATCTGTGGGCAACCGCAGTCGTCGTCGCCCTGGTGGTCACCGACCTGACCCACCGTCGCATCCCCAACCGGATCCTGTACCCCGGCGTGGCAGTGGGCACGGCTCTACTCGCCGCCGGCGCCGCGCTGGAGGGGGAGATCGGCGCCCTGGGCCGGGCGTTGATCGGTGGCGGCGCCTACTTCGGAGGTCTGCTGCTACTGGCGATAGCGGCACGAGGAGGCTTCGGGTTCGGCGATGTCAAGCTGGCGTTCCTCCTCGGCGAGTTCACGGCCTATCGGTCTTGGGGCGCGCTGCTCACTGCGGTCATGGGCGGGTTCGCGGTCGGAGGGCTGATCGGAATCCTGCTGCTCCTGGCGCGACGCGTGGGCAGGAAGGACGTGATCGCCTTCGGCCCGGCGATGACCCTGGGCGCCGCCATCGGGCTCGGGTTCGGTGAGGCTATCTCCTCCTGGTATCTGGGCCTGTGA
- a CDS encoding type II secretion system protein produces MLKTIRRAMRRDEGFTLIELMVVVMIIAVLIAIAIPSFLGFRSSAQDRSAQSEVRNVLLAEKAYWLDNGDYTETAANITAFEPNAVINASPALGVYLDLNAASADVVCITRQSDSGNFFSVWESATAGTFYGATDLSAAACPAAAPDAYAQGGW; encoded by the coding sequence ATGCTGAAGACCATTCGTCGGGCCATGCGCCGCGACGAGGGGTTCACGCTCATCGAGCTCATGGTCGTGGTGATGATCATTGCAGTCCTCATCGCCATCGCCATTCCGTCGTTCCTCGGGTTCCGTAGCTCGGCCCAGGATCGTTCGGCACAGAGCGAAGTGCGCAACGTGCTCCTCGCCGAGAAGGCCTACTGGCTGGACAACGGCGACTACACCGAGACGGCGGCCAACATCACCGCGTTCGAGCCGAACGCAGTGATCAACGCCAGCCCGGCTCTCGGCGTGTACCTCGACCTAAACGCGGCGAGCGCAGACGTCGTCTGCATCACCCGCCAGTCCGACTCGGGGAACTTCTTCTCCGTGTGGGAGAGCGCCACGGCCGGCACGTTCTACGGGGCGACCGACCTCAGCGCCGCAGCCTGCCCGGCTGCTGCACCTGACGCTTACGCCCAGGGCGGCTGGTAA
- the pilO gene encoding type 4a pilus biogenesis protein PilO: MKRNLLLAVLGVLLITVLWWMFLISPRNGEIADLERETFAAVDTEQRLRVQIVQLEEISESEDEYVEALDSLAALIPTEPELDEFIEDIDALAQATSVDLLTLAPSTPAAPVSETSTLRDILVSCEIEGEFFEILGFLFGLTDMERLVRVDAVSLSSSESETGAIIISAGLELRLFTLSGLIPAEGAEGAASAPEPDDGGGDTP; this comes from the coding sequence ATGAAGCGCAACCTCCTGCTCGCCGTGCTCGGCGTACTCCTCATCACGGTGCTGTGGTGGATGTTCCTCATCAGCCCCCGCAACGGCGAGATCGCCGATCTGGAGCGCGAGACGTTCGCGGCGGTGGACACCGAACAGAGGCTGCGGGTGCAGATCGTGCAGTTGGAGGAGATCAGCGAGAGCGAGGACGAGTACGTCGAGGCGCTCGACTCGCTAGCCGCATTGATTCCCACCGAGCCGGAACTGGACGAGTTCATCGAGGACATCGATGCCCTCGCCCAGGCGACCAGCGTCGACCTGCTGACCCTGGCGCCGTCAACCCCTGCGGCACCGGTGTCCGAGACCAGCACCCTTCGCGACATCCTGGTGTCCTGCGAGATCGAGGGGGAGTTCTTCGAGATCCTCGGGTTCCTCTTCGGGCTCACCGACATGGAGCGCCTGGTGCGCGTCGATGCGGTGTCGCTGTCTTCGAGTGAGTCCGAGACGGGTGCGATCATCATCTCGGCGGGTCTCGAGCTTCGCCTCTTCACGCTCAGCGGCTTGATCCCCGCCGAAGGTGCGGAGGGGGCTGCCTCCGCCCCCGAGCCCGATGACGGGGGAGGCGACACACCATGA
- the pilM gene encoding type IV pilus assembly protein PilM, with the protein MSVTVGLDIGSEAVRAAVVETAKSGAVLRRFAEMPLPPGAVRAGDIADEDAVTEVVAALWKRNRLPRKRVVVGIGNQRVIVRQVEVTHLEEDEMADALPFQVQDAIPIPVEDAVLDFVPLEEYTTPEGDLMMSILVVAAQRDMVEGLVRVATGAGLGVLAIDLQAFGLVRAAFGTDLLEGGDGPQALLDIGASMSQVAIVRGGITRFVRILPTGGEHFTETLMTGMSLSREDAEAMKRRVGVVPEGAVAGDDEESLARRILTRTADALIDEIQGSINYYLTQAGEHALERLVISGNGARLPHLANRLGRTLATRVEPVRVLDQVAVGRLQMTEADLLALQPVLPAAVGLALWGSFVVPPTNRFAHVA; encoded by the coding sequence ATGTCGGTGACGGTCGGGCTCGACATCGGGTCGGAGGCGGTGCGCGCCGCAGTGGTGGAGACCGCCAAGTCGGGCGCAGTGCTGAGGCGCTTCGCCGAGATGCCGTTGCCCCCGGGCGCCGTTCGGGCAGGAGACATCGCCGACGAGGACGCCGTGACCGAGGTCGTGGCCGCACTCTGGAAGCGAAACCGGTTGCCGCGCAAGCGCGTGGTCGTCGGCATCGGCAACCAGCGCGTGATCGTCCGCCAGGTGGAGGTCACCCACCTGGAGGAGGACGAGATGGCGGATGCCCTTCCCTTCCAGGTTCAGGACGCCATTCCCATTCCCGTAGAGGACGCCGTCCTGGACTTCGTGCCCCTCGAGGAGTACACCACTCCCGAGGGCGACCTGATGATGTCCATCCTCGTAGTGGCCGCCCAGCGGGACATGGTCGAAGGCCTGGTGCGAGTGGCCACCGGTGCCGGTCTCGGCGTGCTGGCCATCGATCTCCAGGCGTTCGGCTTGGTCCGAGCCGCATTCGGCACCGACCTGCTCGAAGGCGGCGACGGACCACAGGCGCTGCTCGACATCGGGGCGTCGATGTCCCAGGTGGCGATAGTGCGCGGTGGGATCACCCGTTTCGTGCGGATCCTTCCGACCGGCGGGGAGCACTTCACCGAGACCTTGATGACCGGCATGTCACTCAGTCGCGAGGACGCAGAGGCGATGAAGCGGCGTGTCGGAGTCGTCCCGGAAGGTGCGGTTGCAGGGGATGACGAAGAGTCGCTGGCCCGGCGCATCCTCACCCGGACGGCGGACGCCCTGATCGACGAGATCCAGGGTTCCATCAACTACTACCTGACGCAGGCGGGGGAGCACGCCCTGGAGCGTCTGGTGATCTCGGGAAACGGCGCACGCCTTCCGCACCTGGCCAACCGTCTGGGACGCACACTGGCCACGCGGGTGGAGCCGGTGCGGGTACTGGACCAGGTGGCCGTGGGCAGGCTGCAGATGACCGAGGCCGACCTGCTCGCCCTGCAGCCCGTCCTTCCCGCCGCCGTCGGGCTCGCCCTGTGGGGCTCCTTCGTGGTGCCGCCTACGAACCGATTCGCCCATGTCGCCTAG